TCTCCTAAATTTTGGGATCTGACGCACCCTACAACCTCAAAAATAAATGTTTGCTACAGATGTAGAGTCGATTCATGAATTGACTCTACACCAGAGAGTGTTCATATCATATCCTTACGCATCGGTTACCTAAAAAATTCGTATTCTTATTCTTATCTGCGTTTATCTGCGTTCATCTGTCCTTCCTTATCTGCGGTAAAAATTTAACCAACGATGACAACAGTGCGATATCCAGAACATCCTTCATTGATAATGACATAGAGTTTCTACCAAGTAACTCGGTCTTTCAACTTATCCAACAAACTCGGCCCGACTCCTGGCACATTGTCCAAATCTTGTAAAGAAGTGAAAGGTTTCTTTTGACGTGACTGAATAATTTGCTGCGCCAATTTAGGCCCCACTCCTGGTAAAGCTTCCAATTCCTGTTGGCTAGCAGTATTGAGATTAACTTTCTGATTAATGGTATTTTCGCTAACTTTAGCTGTAGTTGAACTTGCCGCCGAAGGTGAAGATACGGTTTTTAGGGGCGGACATTGTTGCTGCTGATTCTTAATTTTTTGCTTAATTCCATCTGGTAAACCGAGTATAGAATCAGCATAAAGCCGATCGAACTCGCGCTCAAAATGGGCTGCAACGGTGGGACTTTGAATTACTAAAACTGTTTCGTCATTATTAGTGTTTGCTGCTGCTGACCAGTTGTGGGAACCAGTAATAACAATTTGTTTGTCTACAACACCAAATTTGTGATGCAACAGATCGCCTTTTTTTAGTTGGGGAATGCCTACAGTGGTAATCGGATTTTGCCAAGGACGGTTATCAACTTCGTATTTGCAATTATTAAGCAAAGCAACGCCCATCATATCCAGCGCTTCGCTATAGCTGCGATAGGCAAAGTCGGCATCGATTAAAGCTCGTATTTGCACACCGCGTTGATTGTCAGTTTCTAAGATATTCGCAAGTCGCTGTTCTGAAAATACAAACAACGCCATATTTACCGATTGGGTAGCGGTATTTAAGGTTTTACCGATCAGACCGTTGCTGCTTTCTTCCCAAGGCTGCGTTGATGATGTTGGCGAGAAATGAACTGCAATGGTAGTAGTTCCTAGAGTGATTTGCTGAACTGGTCGAAACGGCTTTTTGATGCCAAATTTGCTATCTGGATTACCACCAGGGCCATCGCCCCATAGAATGTTAAATTCTGCTGTGAAAAGAGTTGCTAATTCGGAATTATCAATGCTGAGAAGATTGTTAGCATTTCCCAAACTGCTGGGAGATATAAAGTCGCCGTGAATGTCGCTAGTTGTAAAATTTGCCGATGTAATAATGAGAGTGCGATCGTCAACGACGACAAATTTATGGTGCATTAAAGCACTGCCTTTTGAACCATCAGCGGTATCATCAATTATGGGAATACCGGCATTTTGCAACATGACGATCGCATCCCCTCGATCGATCTCATCTTGGCTGAGTTTATTATCGCCATTTTGGTCTGCTAACTTGACAAATTCGTTGTAGCGTCCGCGTTCCCGTTCCGGTAGTTTCGCTACCTCATCTGGTGTAAATTTACTCCAAGGACGGCTGTAAGTATTCTCCAGAATTACCCTTACCTTAACCCCAGCTTTTTTGCGATCGGCCAAAGCCTTGGCAATATGAGGTAACCGCAACTCCTGAACAGCCACATCCACGGTAGACTTAGCAGTGGCGATCGCATCGACTATCTGCTGTTCCAAGTCATCTCCCGATCGCGTTTGCTTGCGGTAGGGTTCTCTGTACTCAGCCGACTCAGAGTGGTTGAAGTAAACTTTAACAACAGGATCTTGGGGCAGGGGTAAAGGGGCCGATCGCTGAGTTTGCGGCCCAGCCCGTTGACAAGCAGCTAAGGTCAGTGCTAAAAGAATCGTTGCTACTTGCCTCACGATTGCATATATCAAATTAATGTCCATAAGTCAATAAGTGAAAGCAGTCTATTTTTACCCATTTAGCGGCAAGCAACCGATCCCACAGCTAGAAGCGGTGAGTTTTCTTGCTAAAATTCTGTAATCTAAAGTTTATTATTTTGAAAGCCGCTTTAAAGCATCTTTCAAAAACTAGCGTGTGCCCCACGGAAAGTGACGCCTGTGGAAAGAAAGACCTCAACGCAGAGGTATTTTCATCTGTTGTTATGCCTAGAAGAAAAAAGCAATTTCAGTGCGGCCACAAGGGCTATGGTCAAATGTGCCATCTGTGTGCCCAAAAAAAAGCCGTACTGGAACAAAAAAGACAGCTAAAAAACGAGTGGGAGTCCACTTTTGCCGATGATCCCATAGATTTAAGGGATCTACCCATCCATGTGGTGGTCAAGGCACGCACTGTGATTGCGGCTTTACAGCAGCACAAAAATTACACAGATTTTGGCGGCAAGCGATTGCGGCACGATCGCTTCGTGGTCAGCATTCCCATCACCCGCAACTACCGAATGCTCTGCCGGGACTGCGGTAATATCTTAATTCCCCTAGCTGTCTTGTCCCATGAGGACTACAATGTCCGCAAACCGGGAAGTTAGCTAGTTGTTAGACGTTGGCGGTATATGCTGAAATTAGAGAGCCAGTCGGTCGTCGCGACCTCTAACGCCTAAAGATTATGCAAATTTATCTAGATTACAGCGCTACAACACCGACCCGCCCAGAGGCGATCGCCGCTATGCAAGAAGTCCTCACCCAACAGTGGGGCAACCCCTCCAGTTTGCACGAGTGGGGACAACGGGCAGCAACGATATTAGAACAAGCCAGAATGCAGGTGGCTGGACTAATTAAGGCACCGGCAGAGTCTATTATATTTACCTCTGGCGGCACTGAGGCAGACAATCTGGCAATTATGGGTGTGGCTCGATGTTACACCAAACCTCAGCACATTATTATTTCCAGCGTTGAGCATTCAGCTGTGGCAGAACCAGTACAGCTGCTGGAACAATGGGGCTGGAAAGTGACGCGCTTGCCGGTGGATAGGTGGGGACGAGTTAACGAAAATGACTTGGAAAACGCGCTGCAACCCAATACGGTTTTAGTTTCGATAATCTACGGTCAGAGTGAAGTTGGCACTCTACAACCGATCGAAGCTTTGGGAAATATTGTCCGCGATCGCGGAGTGCTGTTCCACACAGATGCAGTTCAAGTAGCTGGGCGTTTGCCGATCGATGTGCAAAAATTGCCGGTAGATTTACTTTCCCTTTCCAGTCACAAAATTTATGGCCCTCAAGGGTCTGGGGCGCTGTACGTCCGTCCCGGCGTGGAATTAGTTCCTTTGTTGGGTGGTGGAGGGCAAGAAATGCGCTTGCGTTCTGGAACTCAAGCTGTGCCAATTATTGCCGGTTTTGGAGTAGCTGCGGAACTGGCGGCGCAAGAAATGGCTACGGAAACGTCCAGGTTGATTGGGTTGCGCGATCGTCTTTTCGACCAACTTTCCGATACTCCCAGTTTGACACCCACGGGTCACCGTTGGCACCGTTTGCCTCACCATGTCAGTTTCTGCTTGCAGGATGCCGATGGTAAAAAGCTCACCGGCAAAACCATCGTGCGGCAAATGAACTTAGCTGGTGTTGGTATTAGTGCTGGTGCTGCTTGCAGTAGCGGCAAACTCAACCCCAGTCCTATCCTGCTGGCGATGGGGTACAGTACCCAGATGGCAAAAGCGGGAATTCGCCTGACTTTGGGGCGTGACACGACAGCAGCTGATGTGGACTGGACTGCGATCGTACTGAAGCAAGTGTTGCAAAGATTGATACCAGAGGTGGCATTAGCTGGGCGTTGAATTCAGGGGATACATTTAACGCTCTCCTTGTGCCAATAACTCCTCAAACGCCTGCACCGAATTTACAGTAATAGCGCGTTTAAGTAGTCGTTTCAGTAGCGCTAAATCTTCGATCGCAAAAATGCTACTCCTTAAGGCATCTGGCACAGTTAAAAACCGCGTTTCCAGAACATCAATAACATTTTCGCGAGACGTTTGCAGGCGACCCTGCTGTATCCCATCCTGTATCCCATCCCGCTCAAAACTGGTAATGTATGGCATTCGCCTTTCCTCCTCTATCCCGTTAAAACTCTCCTTGTGCCAATAACTCCTCAAACTCCTGCACCGAAGTAACAGTAATAGCGCGTTTATGCAGTCGTTTCAGCATTGCTAAATCTTCGATCGCAAAAATGCGATTTTTTAAGGCATCTGGCACAGTTAAAAACCGCGTTTCCAGAACATCAATTACAGCCTCGTGAGACGTTTGCAGGCGACCCTGCTGTATACCATCCCGCTCAAAACTGGTAATGTATGGCATTCGCCTTTCCTCCTCTATTCGCTTGATTTCAGTTTTAAACTCTTGCTGAACTGCCTCCGGTAATGCCATGATCCATTCAATGAACCGGAACAACTCCAAAATCTGATTTTTACTATAGCCGCGCTCGTACAGTCGTCGCACTAACCTCAATTTTAACTGGAAACGGCGCGGTAAATCACTGCGTGTTGCTTGGGTTTCCAGATGCGCGGCGATAATGGTAGCAAAGGGATTAGTGCTTTCCTCTAGGGTAGCTGCTGGATAGTCGAGCAGTTTCACTACCGGAAACTGCAAACTGCTCTCAAATCCCCATCGACTATAACTATAGCCTGTCGGTCGCCAATTGGTGTTTTCATCTCCCAATACGGCAAAGCTGAAGACTTTTTGCCGATAGCGATCGAATAACCGATGATTGTAAATATACATCCGCTCGGCAAAATCTGACTGCTCTTGTCCTTGAATTTCGACATGAATTAACACAATCGCTTCTTCGCCGGAGTTCAGCCATACTTTTACTAGCTTATCTGCTAAACGCCTGCCTGTCTCGGCATCGCGAATCACTTCTTGCAATTCGGTGTCTAAAGTTTCATAACCTTTCTCCCAATCAATATCGCTGTGAGTATCTGCAAAACAAAAAGCCATAAATGGCTCAAAATAGACAGTTAGGGCTTCTTTCCAAGCGCTGTCGTAGTCGGCTCGCACTTCATCTTCCATTCAGTATATCCTCCTCTTAGATAATCCACCCTTGGTAGAGTCCTCAAATTTAAAATTTAAAACAAACTCAATTGCACAAATTCAGCCGATGAATTCGATTTAATTAAACGCGGGAAACCTCTACCTTCTTCCTTCAAACCTCCGAGACGGTTAATATTTTCAATAATTATCGGTAGACAATCCTCAGCCATTTTTTCTTGAATGTGATAAGTATTGAATCGCAAGATATCCCAACCTTCTGTTTGCAAGTCGTTATTTCGCTGATTATCTAAAGGAATGCGTTCTTTGTCAGCGTGCCAGGTATCGCCGTCAGTTTCAATATTGATTTTACCGTAAGTACAGTAAATGGCAAAGTCAAGGGCGTAGTTATTGTTTCTAGCTGTCACAAACTCCTGACGTTCGGCATTAATTTCTAATTGTTTAAATTCAGCCCACAATTTATCTTCCAGAGGACTTTCATCATACAAATCGTTAATCTCACCTGCATTGGTGAATTTTTCCCAGGTAGTTTGGATGAAAACAATCCGACGCGATCGACGGCTGAATATTGATGTTTCTAAACGTTGCAATGAGGATAACTCTAGTTTAGAATAACGCTGGCGGCTTTTTCTGTCCTTTGGTAATTCTGGAAAAAATTCCGACCGAAAAACTTCGCTAATTTGCTCAATTTTAGCATAATATCTAACGGCAAAAGCTTGTTTGCCAAAAGTTCCTGGTTGGTAAAAAGCAATCCATTGAGGAGGCCAACGCTGATTGAGAAATTTATGCACCTTATCTACAGGAATGCGATACCAATGGCGATCGCGAGCAATTTCCAAATCTAGCCGATTAGGTAGGATGGCGACTAATACTTCTTCATTTAATGCCATTGAATTTTCTGGGGAAGCTGGATAGATAAATATCAATGTTTGTGCTGGTACTATCACAGTACAATAACCTGTAAGCAAAAAAATACATTATGGCAGAACTACCCCAAAGTCTTGAAGAAGCGATCGCACAATCTCGCGAAGCTACCCTGGCTGCGATCGCAAATGGTTGCTCCCGGCTGCAAGTAGAGTTAAATTTCCCAGAAATCGCACTCCAAGCACAGTCCATCGCCCAGCAATTCATCCCCGTCTTTGAAGACCGCATTTCCCACCTGAAAGTTTTTTTCCCCGATGCCGGTGCTGCCGCATTGGCCCGCCGCGACTGGGGAGAAGTTCCTTTTAAAATTCAAGACATTGGCATGGGTAGAACTCCCATCCAAAACAAAATTGAGCCGGAAGATGAGGTATTCTTGCTGGTTGACCTCAGTGCGGTGGAAGTGGGGGAAGTAGAAAAGCTGTGCAACGCAGCGGGCTCAAGGCCCGTTATTTTACTCATTCCCCACTTGGAAGATGCCGCTACTGTCGGTATCGGTTATACTGCCCGTCAACTGCGGGAACGGTTACTCAATACCTTGGAATCTTGCTACTATGTCAAACCCGTAGAAGGGGCAGCTTTGTTTCGCTGCTATCCCTCTCCTTGGCAGGTTTGGCTCCAAAATAGCGAAAACTACAATTTGATTGCCGAATTGCCTAAAAAACCCGTTGGCGACGAACTCGATCGAATTCTATTCAACGCAACTCAGCCTAACAGCGCCAATGCAGGTGATGCCCCACGTCCCAAAAAACCCGGACTTTTCACCAATATGGAACGTTTCTTACGGGCATTGAGCCGATAGTGCGTAGGGTGCGTTAGCTTGAGGGTAACGCACCTGACCAAACTTGCCAAACCCCAGTCAGATATTTGACATAAACGCTCACGCATCACCCCGCCTCCACCCCAGATGCCGGTATACAGAGGTTTTCTCTTTCAGTGAGGTACAGCATTTTAAAGAGTGGGAGAGTGGGAGAGTGGGAGAGTGGGGGAGTGGGGGAGTGGGGGAGCGGGAGAGTGGGAGAGTGGGAGAGCGGGAGAGCGGGAGAGTGGGAGAGAGAATCACCAATTCCCAATTCTCCATTCCCAATTCTCCATTCCCAATTCCCCATTCCCAATTCCCCCACTCTCCCCCTCTCCCCCTCTTCCTTCTTCCCCTAGTCCCTAGCAAAAAAGCCCCTAGCCCCTAGCTATAATACTCTGTAAACCAACCGAAAATAGATACAAATGGACTTACAAAAGCACAATCTGGCCGAAAAAATGGCCTTTTTGATATCGATTCCGCCTGACAGCAACCTGGCCAAATTGCTAAGATTTTGTTTAGCAACCGGGTGGAATGAGGAACTTGCGGGGAAGAGTGCCTTGGATATCGCCCGTGCGCTTATAGAAGACCCATATAATTTGCCTTATTGGACGCATGAGGTAATGGGAATTGACAAAGAGCATAGCGATCGGGAGTGGATAGCGTTGGGAGAAATGGGCATCAAGGATACCAAAGAGTTTATTAACACCTTGTGGAAAGAATTGGAAAGTTTGAATTTGTAATCAAAGCTATAGTCATTGGTCATTAGTCATTGGTCATTTGGTAATTGGTGATTGGTAATCAAAAAATTACGTACTACCTTTTACCTTGGAAATAGACTTGTTGCAAAAGTCGATATTTATTTGCACGTTATCTGCGTTTACAGCGGCTTGCAGTCGGATGAAGTACACAAGAGAAACCCGGTTTATTGAAGAAACCTGGTTTCTATGTACCTCACTGCAAGAAGTCTAATGACCAATGACTACTGACCAATGACCCATGACTAATGACTACTGACTAAGTTAATTATTCATCTCTCAAATCATCAGGCACGATCGCATCTATTAGGTTGGCACCATTCAAGTTAGTATCTGTTAGGTTTGCGCCACTAAGGTTGGCACCCATCAGGTTAGCAGCACTCAAGTTGGCACTACTCAGATCGACACCAGTCAACCTAGCATTACTCAAATCCGCACCAAACAAGTTAGCATTCTTAAGATTGGAACCAGCCAAGTTGGAATCTTTTAGGTTGGCAAAACTCAGATTTGCGCTACTGAAGTTGACCCTCGTGAGGCTGGCAAAACTTATGTTGGCGCGATTCAGGTTGGCGCGATTGAAGTTGGCATTATCCAAATCCGCTTTATGGAAATCGCTTTCACTAAGCTCGGCATCACTTAGATCGATACTTTCTAATTTTGCACCAGCAACTTTTATCCCTCTAAGAATAACGCCATCCTTATTCAAATCTTGGAGTGCCATATACCGGGCATAGCTTACCTCTACTCCTTCCGCTCCATCTATCGTACTCCAAGCTTGGTAGTGAGATTGTTTTTTACGTTCGGGAATTTCCTTAATGAATAGAACTACGGCAACAACAACACTTAGAGACTCAAGACTCCCCAAAATTTGTCCTAGTATAGAGTTTTCATTAGTGATCAGAATCAGAAAGAGTACTATGCCGACGACGATCAGAGTGACTGCCCATGTGGGTAATTCCCAGAACCAGTAAACAAATTGTTCTTGTAAGTAAACGAATTTTTCCTTGATTTGTTTTACTATTACGCCTTGGCTGAAAACCGATCTTAAGCCTTTGATCTGCTCCTGTATCTGCTCCTGTACCAGGGTCTTAATTTGCTCAGATTTGTTTTTTTGGACTAATTCGACCTGTAAAACTGGAGACTCTTGTGGGACTGGTGCTTTCTCCACCTCCACAGCAGGGGTTGATACTGTCTGTGATGGGAGAGATGGTGCGGTATAACCGGCACCTTCTAACATCAAATTGGCGATCGCACCATAGGCATCCACCCAAGCTTGTTTTACTTCAGGAGTCCAAGAGAGCTGTAGGTACTGCTCAAAAGTCATTAGCAGCGCCTCACCCACCATCGGGTAATATTTTGGTAATACTCCGTAGCTAATGTGTCTGCCTCCCAAATCTTTTAGCACTTGTCCTAGAACTTCGGGCCTACGTAGACTTTCTACCACTAGCACTAAGGAACTGATCAGCTTTTTCTGCTGCTTCTTCATATCGGTGCTGCCAAATAAAGGTTTAACCTCTGGGTTAGCCGCAAACAAGTTCTCGTAGAAGCTAGCGGCAAATTGTTCTGCCTGGGGTCTAACTTTGGCAAAGCTGCTTTCGAGTAATTCTACCTGTAAAGCGCCTGACTTCTGTGGTGTTGGTGTTTTATTTACCTCAAAAGAAGGGGTTGGTACTTTCTGTAATTCGACCTGTAAAACAGGAGACTGCTGTGGAACTGGTGCTTTCTCCACTTTGGCGGAAGGGGTTGATACTGTCTGTGATGGGAGAGATGGTGCGGTATAACCGGCACCTTCTAACATCAAATTGGCGATCGCACCATAGGCATCCACCCAAGCTTGTTTTACTTCAGGAGTCCAAGAGAGCTGTAGGTACTGCTCAAAAGTCACCAGCAGCGCCTCACCCACCATCGGGTAATATTTTGGTAATACCCCGTACTGAATGTGTCTGCCTCCCAAATCTTTTAGCACTTGCCCTAGAACTTCTGGTCTGCGTAGATTTTCTACCACTAACACTAAGGAACCGATCAGCTTTTTCTGCTGCTTCTTTATATCCGTGTTGCTAAATAAAGGTTTGAGCTTTGGGTTAGCTGCAAACAGGTTCTCGTAGAAGCTAGCTGCAAATTCATCAGCTTGAGGTCTGATGCGCTGGAAACTCTGTTCTAATAGTTCAACTTTTAAAGACATTTATCAGATCTGACAATCGGTATAAAAACTATGCTATCAAATTCTAGAGTCGCATGGCATTCCCAGTCCCCGTTCCCTAAGAGATGTGTTTTACATAAACGCGATCGCATCTCGCTGTCTCTACTCCAGAGGCAGGTTGATAGCCGCTGCTTTCATATAGTTGCACTGCTTGTTTTAAAACTGAGGCAGTTTCTATCCAAATCTGTTGAAAACCTCTAGATGCGATCGCACTTTCTAACTCTTTCAATAAAAATTTCCCCAGTCCTTTTCTCCTTGCAGATGGCAACAGATACATTTTGCGAATTTCTACTGCGTCTGACGCTCTTTTGATGGGATAATAAGCAGCTGTTCCTACCACTTGTCCCTCCTGTTCCACCACCCAGAACTCTCCCGCAACTGCCAGATAACATTCTTCGATCTGCAATACATCTTTGTCTGCCTCTGTTGGTTCCCAAGGCAAGCCGTACTCGGTTAACACGGAATGGATGACATCGGCAGCAAAGGCCAGATCGCCCTCCTCCCAAGAACGAATCACAAAATCGCGATAGTGAGTTTTCACTTTAAATATAGTTATTCTACAATTATTTATTTTAATGTTGTCATCGTTGGTTAAATTTTAACCGCAGATGAAGACAGATAAACGCAGATAAACGCAGATAAGAATAATCACACGAATTTTTTAGGTAAGCGATGCTACCAAACATGATATTATTGGTTTCAAACCCCCGGCTCGCTCCGTGGGGTCAATCCAAAATCCAAAATCCAAAATTGAATAAATTACGCAAATTTACGTAGTTGTAAAATCTGATAGATATGATAATATAGTTTGCATTATAACATATCTTTAGGTAGATGATGAAGCAACTACCTATGAACCATGATGAGAATTGGTAATGCCAAATTGAGGATAAGGTAAAAAAAATGATTCAGATCGGCCTCAAGAAGCTATTATCTAAAAAAGAAAGTTCATCGACGATCGCCAACCTGGTAAATACTATTGATAATTCTATCAGCATTCAGGATGCCGAAGGCGATACGCTGCTTGGGGTGGCAAGTGAAAATCAATTAAATAGATGTCCGATCGAAGTTTCAGGAGAAACGATCGGATGGGTAATTGGGTCAGAAAAAGCATCTCCTGTAGCTGCTTTTATATCTTATTTAGCTAATAAAGAGCTAGAGAAGAAAGCACTTGCAAACGAATTATTAGCTCGATATAGAGAAATCACAGTTTTATATCAAATTTCCCAAAAGTTAACGGCAACTTTAGAACTAAAAGAAGTTGCCAAATTAGCGATCGATGAAGCCAAAGAGCTTGTAGACGCAACCAGCGGCTCGATCGTGTTAGTACATCCAGTCAACGGCTGCCTTGAAGTCATCTCGGCATTTGGTAAAGAATGCCAGCCAAATGCAACCTTAAAACTAGGTGAAGGCATCATCGGTAACGTAGTTACAAGAGGAACGGGAGAAATAGTCAACGATGTGTTATCCGATCCCAGATATGTAGAAAATAAAGAGCAAGTAAGCTCTCTAATTTGCGTTCCTTTGAAGACGAAAGATAAAGTAATTGGTGCGATCGAAATCAGCAGCAAGACACCAGTCAATTACACAGCAGCAGATCTGAAACTGCTTACCATGCTGGCATTTCAAGCTGGATCGGCCATTGAAAATGCCCTTCTCCATGAAAACCAGCTGCGCGAAAGCCGCCGGGAAGCTTTGCTTTTTCGTTTAGCAAGCCAAATCCGTCATTCCCTGAACCTCGATACCATTTTAGAAACAGCTGTGACCGAGATCCGCAGTCTCCTGCAAATCGATCGCTGCCAATTCATCTGGTATAGACCCGAAGAAGGGAAAAAAGTTCCCAGGCAGAGCCAGGAAACGAGGTCAAAAGGCCAAAGTAAAGCAGAAAACTTCATTCATCCTTCGGAAATCCCTACAGAGTACATCGATCGTGCTTCCGCTAACTGGGAAGTTGTCAAAGAAGCCAAAAACCCCGATTTACCGAGCTTAATGGGTTACTACTCAGCTGTAGAGGTTGGTTCGTTTACGGAGAAACTTCTAGATATGGAAGTAGTTTGGGCAGATAATGTCGTAACCCTCAGCGATCCGGTAATGAAAGAGTTCTTCCTTGATAAAAAATTTAGCTCTTTATTCGCACTGCCGATTCAAACTCGCTCTGGAACAATTGGTGTAATTAGCTGCGGTCACAGTACAGAAGTGCGTAAGTGGAGCGACCATGAAGTAGAACTATTGCAGGCTGTGGCTACTCAACTGGCAATCGCTCTCGACCAAGCAGAATTATACCAAGAAACTGCGATCGCAGCCGCCACAGCCCAAGCCCAAACCCGACAATTACAGCAAACCCTGCACGAATTACAGCAAACCCAAGCACAGCTAATCCAAAGCGAAAAAATGTCCAGCCTTGGCTGTATGGTTGCTGGTGTAGCCCACGAAATCAACAATCCCGTCAATTTTATCTACGGCAACCTCTCCTACGCCCATCAATATTCCCAAAGCTTACTCGATCTTGTACAACTTTATGGCAAGCACTATCCGCAACCAGTACCGGAAATTCAAGCTCAGATAGAAGCGATCGAACTCGACTTTCTGGTTGAAGACCTACCCAAAATACTATCATCAATGCAGGTGGGAGTCGATCGCATCCGTCAAATCGTCTTATCCCTGCGAAACTTCTCCCGTCTGGATCAAGCAGAGATGAAGCCAGTGAACATTCACGAAGGTATCGATAGCACCCTCATGATATTGCACCATCGCTTAAAATCGACAACAGAACGTCCTGCAATTCAAGCAACTCAAGAGTATGGCGACTTGCCGCTTGTAGAGTGTTATCCCGGTCAGTTGAACCAAGTTTTCATGAACGTCATCAGCAATGCGATCGACGCCCTTGAAAACCAACCTCAACCTCAGATTACCATTCATACTGAAGTAGTCCGCGCTCTGGACGCTGTTGTGATTCGCATTCGAGACAACGGCCCAGGAATGACAGATGAGGTCAAAAAGAGATTGTTTGACCCCTTCTATACAACCAAACCAGTAGGGAAAGGGACAGGGCTAGGTTTGTCCATTAGCTACCAGATTGTCGTGGAAAAACATGGAGGCAGCTTGAAGTGTATATCTGAACCAGGTCAGGGTGCAGAGTTTTTGATTCAGATTCCCGTCAAAGCGATCGCACTAAGTCGTCCTGAGAGTAACAATCACCATCTGGTTGATTTTACTCCTAATTTGCAGACATACCGCCATCAAACTCAATATTGTTAACCACTTGTAGAACACTCGGCAAATTTTGGTTATTAATATACCAGACTAAAATAACCTCACAAAGCGATAGGAGAACACGAATGATTTCCATTCCAGGTTACATAATCACCGAACAAATTCAAGCCGGTTTCCATACTCTTATTTATCGGGGAGTTAGGGAACAGTCTCAAACATCGGTGATTATTAAAACACTCCTCGCCGATTATCCCACCCTCGAACAAATTACTCGACTCAGACATGAATATCAAATTCTGCAAAAATTAGAGATTGAAGGAATTGTTAAAGCATACGCATTAGAAAACTATCATAACGGTCTAGCAATCATATTAGAAGACTTTTCAGGACAATCCCTCAAAAAAATTTTAGTGACTCAAAAAATCGAATTAATTTCCTTCCTAAAAATCAGCATTCAGCTAGCCATAACCCTAGATCAGTTGCATCAAAATCAGATTATACATAAAGACATTAAACCCGATAACATCCTGGTCAACACTTCTACAGGGAAAGTTAAAATTATCGACTTTAGCATAGCATCACGCCTATCCAGAGAGACGACAGAAATTAGTAATACCAATTTACTAGAAGGAACCCTAGCCTATATATCACCAGAACAGACAGGCAGAATGAATCGGTCAATTGACTACCGCACAGACTTCTATTCATTAGGAATAACATTCTATGAAATCTTGACAGGACAGCTACCATTTAATGCCACCGAACCCCTAGAATTA
Above is a window of Argonema galeatum A003/A1 DNA encoding:
- a CDS encoding globin domain-containing protein; translated protein: MSLKVELLEQSFQRIRPQADEFAASFYENLFAANPKLKPLFSNTDIKKQQKKLIGSLVLVVENLRRPEVLGQVLKDLGGRHIQYGVLPKYYPMVGEALLVTFEQYLQLSWTPEVKQAWVDAYGAIANLMLEGAGYTAPSLPSQTVSTPSAKVEKAPVPQQSPVLQVELQKVPTPSFEVNKTPTPQKSGALQVELLESSFAKVRPQAEQFAASFYENLFAANPEVKPLFGSTDMKKQQKKLISSLVLVVESLRRPEVLGQVLKDLGGRHISYGVLPKYYPMVGEALLMTFEQYLQLSWTPEVKQAWVDAYGAIANLMLEGAGYTAPSLPSQTVSTPAVEVEKAPVPQESPVLQVELVQKNKSEQIKTLVQEQIQEQIKGLRSVFSQGVIVKQIKEKFVYLQEQFVYWFWELPTWAVTLIVVGIVLFLILITNENSILGQILGSLESLSVVVAVVLFIKEIPERKKQSHYQAWSTIDGAEGVEVSYARYMALQDLNKDGVILRGIKVAGAKLESIDLSDAELSESDFHKADLDNANFNRANLNRANISFASLTRVNFSSANLSFANLKDSNLAGSNLKNANLFGADLSNARLTGVDLSSANLSAANLMGANLSGANLTDTNLNGANLIDAIVPDDLRDE
- a CDS encoding GNAT family N-acetyltransferase, with translation MKTHYRDFVIRSWEEGDLAFAADVIHSVLTEYGLPWEPTEADKDVLQIEECYLAVAGEFWVVEQEGQVVGTAAYYPIKRASDAVEIRKMYLLPSARRKGLGKFLLKELESAIASRGFQQIWIETASVLKQAVQLYESSGYQPASGVETARCDRVYVKHIS